In the Colius striatus isolate bColStr4 chromosome W, bColStr4.1.hap1, whole genome shotgun sequence genome, one interval contains:
- the LOC133628535 gene encoding G patch domain-containing protein 8-like isoform X1: MADRFSRFNEDRDFQGNHFDQYEEGHLEIEQASLDKPIESDNIGHRLLQKHGWKLGQGLGKSLQGRTDPIPIVVKYDVMGMGRMEMELDYAEDATERRRVLEVEKEDTEELRQKYKDYVDKEKAIAKALEDLRANFYCELCDKQYQKHQEFDNHINSYDHAHKQRLKDLKQREFARNVSSRSRKDERKQEKALRRLHELAEQRRQPECAPGSGPMFRTTTVAVDEEAGDDDDAAANSGSFVQAPGGQAAELTPDRGFLSPGQAGGAAVPSQAPLQAAQAISFGIKGALGTPLQKIGVSFSFAKKTPVKLETIASVFKDHGEESSPADGAKADERGSSDAGSLQKSAEGEGTNSCDGKAEEDEQHDKDGGSLATTLSKLKKMRREDGPTAVEPEYYHYIPPAHCKVKPNFQFLLFMKSTEQMEAENANKKPPHEGKKGTSPRPKAAKQGEKAAESMGQQKEPAPAEPAAQQSKPELKEALENVSEQESKQLAESRVPEADPARDAAQPGSGSKDVSEGPKHPTGPFFPVLSKDESTTLQWPSELLIFTRAEPSVSYSCNPLYFDFKLSRNKDAKGKGAERPKDAGGLGREPAQGTDGGDTGKAKEAESAAGGSALKVESKPLSTCGPQSKQEAGAASGSKGEGEDGGRSKGKAGRSHKHKKKKKHKKSSKHKRKHREEAEEKGRKADPGEEKPKRRRRRRHKKGKSSLSAEPERAPKPEVPEDCGHLQRRKRRSQEPARKGPSAEEGSGARREDGGGSCQEHGGRKHRAEPQQLPASRRRCPGPGPGPGRSGRRSRQSSGDDDDSEEGSQRKRRRQKSPWRDSDEPESGSEASRSRSRSGRGRSSRGSCSSSSAASSGRSRYSRRRSYSDDSYSDYSERSRCRSKRSDSNGSERRSKRCKYSSSDDDYSSSGSGSRSRSRSRSAPRSRSRTRSRGRTRSSSRSRSRSKRRSRSGTGRSWKRSRSYSRDRSRSARSRSQRSLSRKGSRGRESPEERRSGRRDFIRSKIYRSQSPQYFRGGRGEAGPPRKEEGKGEDAKGPGSLSQSSGGSGASTGRASEGDCSPEERNSVTAKLLLEKIQSRKVEKKPCVADENKVGIKLKDPPQGYFGPKLPPSLGNKPVLPLIGKLPTVRKPNAKRYDECGLERGEEQELSDSEDASQGAEEAQLPGQALLEEAAMAMQDEPVEEQKREEAAAEMPSLPPEAPALPKRFGSGELVMPHGFLADGTEGLEPGDGGGQALPVEAGLMPLVPDVEHFPGYVPPSGEPSAEGEREGDDSSLAPLESQPITFTPEEMEKYSKLQQAAQQHIQQQLLAKQVKAFPASAALAPAAPALQPIHIQQPAAAAAAASATSITTVQHAILQHHAAAAAAAIGIHPHPQPLAQVHHIPQPHLTPISLSHLTHSIIPGHPATFLASHPIHIIPASAIHPGPFAFHPVPHALYPTLLAPRPAAAAAATALHLHPLLHPIFSGQDLQHPPSHGT, from the exons GGAGGACAGATCCCATCCCTATCGTCGTCAAGTATGATGTCATGGGCATGGGGAGGATGGAGATGGAG CTGGACTATGCTGAAGATGCCACCGAGCGCAGGCGGGTACTGGAGGTGGAGAAGGAAGACACcgaggagctgaggcagaagtaCAAG GATTATGTTGATAAAGAGAAGGCCATTGCCAAAGCTTTGGAAGACCTCCGAGCCAATTTCTACTGTGAGCTCTGTGACAAGCAGTACCAAAAGCACCAAGAGTTTGACAACCACATCAACTCCTATGATCATGCTCACAAGCAG AGGTTGAAGGATCTCAAGCAGAGGGAGTTCGCACGCAACGTCTCGTCCAGGTCGCGGAAGGATGAGAGGAAGCAGGAGAAAGCCCTGCGGCGCCTGCACGAGCTGGCTGAGCAGCGGAGGCAGCCCGAGTG CGCTCCCGGCAGCGGGCCCATGTTCAGAACCACCACGGTGGCCGTGGACGAGGAAGCTGGAGACGACGACGACGCGGCGGCCAACAGCGGCTCCTTCGTGCAGGCGCCCGGTGGCCAGGCTGCGGAGCTGACTCCGGACAGAGGCTTCCTCAGCCCTGGGCAAGCGGGTGGCGCTGCCGTGCCCAGCCAGGCGCCGCTGCAGGCGGCACAGGCCATCAGCTTTGGCATCAAGGGCGCTCTGGGCACGCCGCTGCAGAAGATCGGCGTCTCCTTCTCCTTTGCCAAGAAGACTCCGGTGAAGCTCGAGACCATAGCTTCGGTGTTCAAGGACCACGGGGAGGAGTCGAGCCCTGCAGACGGAGCAAAAGCTGACGAGAGGGGCTCCTCGGACGCGGGGAGCCTGCAGAAGTCTGCCGAGGGCGAAGGCACCAACAGTTGCGACGGCAAGGCGGAGGAGGACGAGCAGCACGACAAGGACGGCGGCTCTTTAGCCACCACCTTATCCAAGCTGAAGAAGATGAGACGAGAGGACGGACCGACGGCAGTGGAACCGGAATACTACCACTACATCCCCCCAGCCCACTGCAAAGTGAAGCCTAACTTTCAATTCCTGCTTTTCATGAAGTCTACCGAGCAAATGGAAGCTGAGAATGCgaacaaaaaacccccccacGAAGGTAAAAAGGGCACCTCTCCCAGACCCAAAGCTGCCAAGCAGGGGGAGAAGGCCGCTGAGAGCATGGGGCAGCAGAAGGAGCCGGCTCCCGCTGaacctgcagctcagcagagcaaaCCCGAGCTGAAAGAGGCCCTAGAGAACGTGAGCGAGCAGGAGAGCAAGCAGCTGGCAGAGAGCCGCGTGCCCGAGGCAGACCCCGCCAGAGACGCCGCCCAGCCCGGCTCGGGCTCCAAGGACGTCTCTGAAGGACCAAAGCACCCCACGGGACCCTTCTTCCCCGTCCTGAGTAAAGACGAGAGCACGACCCTGCAGTGGCCTTCAGAGCTTCTCATCTTCACCAGAGCGGAGCCGTCCGTCTCCTACAGCTGTAACCCCCTCTACTTCGACTTCAAGCTCTCCCGCAACAAAGACGCCAAAGGGAAGGGGGCAGAGAGGCCGAAGGACGCCGGGGGGCTGGGCAGAGAGCCCGCTCAGGGCACGGACGGTGGGGACACGGGCAAAGCCAAGGAGGCAGAGAGCGCGGCCGGCGGCTCGGCTCTGAAGGTGGAAAGCAAACCTCTGTCCACCTGCGGCCCCCAGAGCAAGCAGGAGGCTGGTGCGGCCAGCGGCAGcaagggagagggggaagacGGCGGGAGGAGCAAGGGCAAGGCTGGACGGTCCCAcaagcacaaaaagaaaaagaagcacaaAAAGTCCAGCAAACACAAACGCAAACACAGGGAGGAGGCGGAGGAGAAGGGCAGGAAGGCCGACCCGGGGGAGGAGAAGCCCAAGAGACGGCGGAGGCGCCGGCACAAGAAGGGCAAGTCCTCGCTGTCCGCCGAGCCGGAGCGGGCGCCCAAGCCCGAGGTGCCCGAGGACTGCGGCCACCTGCAGAGGAGGAAGCGCCGCTCGCAGGAGCCCGCGAGGAAGGGCCCGTCGGCCGAGGAGGGGAGCGGCGCCAGGAGAGAGGACGGCGGCGGCTCCTGCCAGGAGCACGGCGGCAGGAAACACAGAGCGGAGCCGCAGCAGCTCCCCGCCTCCAGGAGAcgctgccccggccccggccccggccccggcagGAGCGGCCGCCGCAGCCGCCAGAGCAGCGGCGACGACGACGACAGCGAGGAGGGCTCCCAGCGCAAGCGCCGCCGCCAGAAGTCGCCCTGGCGCGACAGCGACGAGCCGGAGTCGGGCAGCGAGGCGTCGCGCAGCCGCTCGCGCTCGGGCCGCGGCCGCTCCTCGCGcggctcctgctccagcagctccgcGGCCTCCTCGGGCCGCAGCCGCTACAGCCGGCGCCGCAGCTACTCGGACGACAGCTACAGCGACTACAGCGAGCGCTCGCGCTGCCGCTCCAAGCGCTCCGACTCCAACGGCTCCGAGCGCCGCTCCAAGCGCTGCAAGTACTCCTCGTCCGATGACGACTACAGCTCGAGCGGGAGCGGGTCGAGGAGCCGGAGCAGGAGCCGCAGCGCTCCTCGCAGCAGGTCCCGGACGAGGAGCCGGGGCAGGACGCgcagcagcagccgcagccgcaGCCGCAGCAAGAGGAGGAGCCGCAGCGGCACGGGGCGCAGCTGGAAGCGCAGCCGCAGCTACAGCCGGGACCGCAGccgcagcgccaggagccgctCGCAGCGGTCCCTCTCCAGGAAGGGCTCTCGGGGCCGCGAGAGCCCCGAGGAGAGGAGGTCGGGGAGAAGGGACTTCATCAGGTCCAAGATCTACCGCTCGCAGTCTCCTCAGTACTTCCGCGGGGGCCGGGGCGAAGCGGGGCCGCCGAGGAAGGAGGAGGGCAAAGGGGAGGACGCCAAGGGGCCCGGCTCCCTCTCCCAGAGCAGCGGCGGCTCCGGCGCCAGCACCGGCAGGGCCTCGGAGGGCGACTGCAGCCCCGAGGAGAGGAACTCGGTCACCGctaagctgctgctggagaagatccAGTCCAGGAAGGTGGAGAAGAAGCCCTGCGTGGCCGACGAGAACAAGGTGGGCATCAAGCTCAAAGATCCTCCCCAGGGCTACTTCGGCCCcaagcttcctccttccctgggCAACAAGCCGGTTCTCCCCTTGATCGGGAAGCTGCCGACCGTGCGGAAGCCCAACGCCAAGCGGTACGACGAGTGCGGGCTGGAGAGGGGCGAGGAGCAGGAGCTGTCGGACTCCGAGGACGCCTCCCAGGGCGCGGAGGAGGCTCAGCTGCCCGGCCAGGCTCTCCTGGAAGAAGCCGCGATGGCGATGCAGGACGAGCCCGTGGAGGAGCAGAAACGCGAGGAGGCCGCGGCGGAGATGCCGTCGCTGCCCCCGGAGGCGCCCGCGCTGCCCAAGCGCTTCGGCTCCGGCGAGCTGGTGATGCCGCACGGCTTCCTGGCGGACGGCACCGAGGGGCTGGAGCCCGGGGACGGCGGCGGGCAGGCGCTGCCGGTGGAAGCCGGCCTGATGCCCTTGGTCCCGGACGTCGAGCACTTCCCCGGCTACGTGCCTCCGAGCGGGGAGCCCAGCGCCGAGGGGGAGCGGGAGGGCGACGACTCGTCGCTGGCGCCGCTGGAGAGCCAGCCCATCACCTTCACCCCCGAGGAGATGGAGAAGTACAGCAAGCTGCAGCAGGCggcccagcagcacatccagcagcagctcctggccaaGCAGGTCAAAGCCTTCCCCGCCTCGGCGGCCCTGGCGCCGGCCGCTCCCGCCCTGCAGCCCATCCACATCCAGcagccggcggcggcggcggccgcggcatCGGCCACGTCCATCACCACGGTGCAACACGCCATCCTGCAGCAccacgccgccgccgccgccgccgccatcggCATCCACCCGCACCCGCAGCCCCTGGCGCAGGTCCATCACATCCCGCAGCCCCACCTGACGCCCATCTCCCTGTCCCACCTCACCCACTCCATCATCCCCGGCCACCCCGCCACCTTCCTGGCCAGCCACCCCATCCACATCATCCCCGCCTCCGCCATCCACCCGGGGCCCTTCGCCTTCCACCCGGTTCCCCACGCGCTCTACCCGACGCTGCTGGCGCCgcggcccgccgccgccgccgccgccacggCCTTGCACCTGCACCCCCTGCTGCACCCCATCTTCTCAGGACAGGACTTGCAGCACCCGCCCAGCCACGGCACATGA
- the LOC133628535 gene encoding G patch domain-containing protein 8-like isoform X2, with product MGMGRMEMELDYAEDATERRRVLEVEKEDTEELRQKYKDYVDKEKAIAKALEDLRANFYCELCDKQYQKHQEFDNHINSYDHAHKQRLKDLKQREFARNVSSRSRKDERKQEKALRRLHELAEQRRQPECAPGSGPMFRTTTVAVDEEAGDDDDAAANSGSFVQAPGGQAAELTPDRGFLSPGQAGGAAVPSQAPLQAAQAISFGIKGALGTPLQKIGVSFSFAKKTPVKLETIASVFKDHGEESSPADGAKADERGSSDAGSLQKSAEGEGTNSCDGKAEEDEQHDKDGGSLATTLSKLKKMRREDGPTAVEPEYYHYIPPAHCKVKPNFQFLLFMKSTEQMEAENANKKPPHEGKKGTSPRPKAAKQGEKAAESMGQQKEPAPAEPAAQQSKPELKEALENVSEQESKQLAESRVPEADPARDAAQPGSGSKDVSEGPKHPTGPFFPVLSKDESTTLQWPSELLIFTRAEPSVSYSCNPLYFDFKLSRNKDAKGKGAERPKDAGGLGREPAQGTDGGDTGKAKEAESAAGGSALKVESKPLSTCGPQSKQEAGAASGSKGEGEDGGRSKGKAGRSHKHKKKKKHKKSSKHKRKHREEAEEKGRKADPGEEKPKRRRRRRHKKGKSSLSAEPERAPKPEVPEDCGHLQRRKRRSQEPARKGPSAEEGSGARREDGGGSCQEHGGRKHRAEPQQLPASRRRCPGPGPGPGRSGRRSRQSSGDDDDSEEGSQRKRRRQKSPWRDSDEPESGSEASRSRSRSGRGRSSRGSCSSSSAASSGRSRYSRRRSYSDDSYSDYSERSRCRSKRSDSNGSERRSKRCKYSSSDDDYSSSGSGSRSRSRSRSAPRSRSRTRSRGRTRSSSRSRSRSKRRSRSGTGRSWKRSRSYSRDRSRSARSRSQRSLSRKGSRGRESPEERRSGRRDFIRSKIYRSQSPQYFRGGRGEAGPPRKEEGKGEDAKGPGSLSQSSGGSGASTGRASEGDCSPEERNSVTAKLLLEKIQSRKVEKKPCVADENKVGIKLKDPPQGYFGPKLPPSLGNKPVLPLIGKLPTVRKPNAKRYDECGLERGEEQELSDSEDASQGAEEAQLPGQALLEEAAMAMQDEPVEEQKREEAAAEMPSLPPEAPALPKRFGSGELVMPHGFLADGTEGLEPGDGGGQALPVEAGLMPLVPDVEHFPGYVPPSGEPSAEGEREGDDSSLAPLESQPITFTPEEMEKYSKLQQAAQQHIQQQLLAKQVKAFPASAALAPAAPALQPIHIQQPAAAAAAASATSITTVQHAILQHHAAAAAAAIGIHPHPQPLAQVHHIPQPHLTPISLSHLTHSIIPGHPATFLASHPIHIIPASAIHPGPFAFHPVPHALYPTLLAPRPAAAAAATALHLHPLLHPIFSGQDLQHPPSHGT from the exons ATGGGCATGGGGAGGATGGAGATGGAG CTGGACTATGCTGAAGATGCCACCGAGCGCAGGCGGGTACTGGAGGTGGAGAAGGAAGACACcgaggagctgaggcagaagtaCAAG GATTATGTTGATAAAGAGAAGGCCATTGCCAAAGCTTTGGAAGACCTCCGAGCCAATTTCTACTGTGAGCTCTGTGACAAGCAGTACCAAAAGCACCAAGAGTTTGACAACCACATCAACTCCTATGATCATGCTCACAAGCAG AGGTTGAAGGATCTCAAGCAGAGGGAGTTCGCACGCAACGTCTCGTCCAGGTCGCGGAAGGATGAGAGGAAGCAGGAGAAAGCCCTGCGGCGCCTGCACGAGCTGGCTGAGCAGCGGAGGCAGCCCGAGTG CGCTCCCGGCAGCGGGCCCATGTTCAGAACCACCACGGTGGCCGTGGACGAGGAAGCTGGAGACGACGACGACGCGGCGGCCAACAGCGGCTCCTTCGTGCAGGCGCCCGGTGGCCAGGCTGCGGAGCTGACTCCGGACAGAGGCTTCCTCAGCCCTGGGCAAGCGGGTGGCGCTGCCGTGCCCAGCCAGGCGCCGCTGCAGGCGGCACAGGCCATCAGCTTTGGCATCAAGGGCGCTCTGGGCACGCCGCTGCAGAAGATCGGCGTCTCCTTCTCCTTTGCCAAGAAGACTCCGGTGAAGCTCGAGACCATAGCTTCGGTGTTCAAGGACCACGGGGAGGAGTCGAGCCCTGCAGACGGAGCAAAAGCTGACGAGAGGGGCTCCTCGGACGCGGGGAGCCTGCAGAAGTCTGCCGAGGGCGAAGGCACCAACAGTTGCGACGGCAAGGCGGAGGAGGACGAGCAGCACGACAAGGACGGCGGCTCTTTAGCCACCACCTTATCCAAGCTGAAGAAGATGAGACGAGAGGACGGACCGACGGCAGTGGAACCGGAATACTACCACTACATCCCCCCAGCCCACTGCAAAGTGAAGCCTAACTTTCAATTCCTGCTTTTCATGAAGTCTACCGAGCAAATGGAAGCTGAGAATGCgaacaaaaaacccccccacGAAGGTAAAAAGGGCACCTCTCCCAGACCCAAAGCTGCCAAGCAGGGGGAGAAGGCCGCTGAGAGCATGGGGCAGCAGAAGGAGCCGGCTCCCGCTGaacctgcagctcagcagagcaaaCCCGAGCTGAAAGAGGCCCTAGAGAACGTGAGCGAGCAGGAGAGCAAGCAGCTGGCAGAGAGCCGCGTGCCCGAGGCAGACCCCGCCAGAGACGCCGCCCAGCCCGGCTCGGGCTCCAAGGACGTCTCTGAAGGACCAAAGCACCCCACGGGACCCTTCTTCCCCGTCCTGAGTAAAGACGAGAGCACGACCCTGCAGTGGCCTTCAGAGCTTCTCATCTTCACCAGAGCGGAGCCGTCCGTCTCCTACAGCTGTAACCCCCTCTACTTCGACTTCAAGCTCTCCCGCAACAAAGACGCCAAAGGGAAGGGGGCAGAGAGGCCGAAGGACGCCGGGGGGCTGGGCAGAGAGCCCGCTCAGGGCACGGACGGTGGGGACACGGGCAAAGCCAAGGAGGCAGAGAGCGCGGCCGGCGGCTCGGCTCTGAAGGTGGAAAGCAAACCTCTGTCCACCTGCGGCCCCCAGAGCAAGCAGGAGGCTGGTGCGGCCAGCGGCAGcaagggagagggggaagacGGCGGGAGGAGCAAGGGCAAGGCTGGACGGTCCCAcaagcacaaaaagaaaaagaagcacaaAAAGTCCAGCAAACACAAACGCAAACACAGGGAGGAGGCGGAGGAGAAGGGCAGGAAGGCCGACCCGGGGGAGGAGAAGCCCAAGAGACGGCGGAGGCGCCGGCACAAGAAGGGCAAGTCCTCGCTGTCCGCCGAGCCGGAGCGGGCGCCCAAGCCCGAGGTGCCCGAGGACTGCGGCCACCTGCAGAGGAGGAAGCGCCGCTCGCAGGAGCCCGCGAGGAAGGGCCCGTCGGCCGAGGAGGGGAGCGGCGCCAGGAGAGAGGACGGCGGCGGCTCCTGCCAGGAGCACGGCGGCAGGAAACACAGAGCGGAGCCGCAGCAGCTCCCCGCCTCCAGGAGAcgctgccccggccccggccccggccccggcagGAGCGGCCGCCGCAGCCGCCAGAGCAGCGGCGACGACGACGACAGCGAGGAGGGCTCCCAGCGCAAGCGCCGCCGCCAGAAGTCGCCCTGGCGCGACAGCGACGAGCCGGAGTCGGGCAGCGAGGCGTCGCGCAGCCGCTCGCGCTCGGGCCGCGGCCGCTCCTCGCGcggctcctgctccagcagctccgcGGCCTCCTCGGGCCGCAGCCGCTACAGCCGGCGCCGCAGCTACTCGGACGACAGCTACAGCGACTACAGCGAGCGCTCGCGCTGCCGCTCCAAGCGCTCCGACTCCAACGGCTCCGAGCGCCGCTCCAAGCGCTGCAAGTACTCCTCGTCCGATGACGACTACAGCTCGAGCGGGAGCGGGTCGAGGAGCCGGAGCAGGAGCCGCAGCGCTCCTCGCAGCAGGTCCCGGACGAGGAGCCGGGGCAGGACGCgcagcagcagccgcagccgcaGCCGCAGCAAGAGGAGGAGCCGCAGCGGCACGGGGCGCAGCTGGAAGCGCAGCCGCAGCTACAGCCGGGACCGCAGccgcagcgccaggagccgctCGCAGCGGTCCCTCTCCAGGAAGGGCTCTCGGGGCCGCGAGAGCCCCGAGGAGAGGAGGTCGGGGAGAAGGGACTTCATCAGGTCCAAGATCTACCGCTCGCAGTCTCCTCAGTACTTCCGCGGGGGCCGGGGCGAAGCGGGGCCGCCGAGGAAGGAGGAGGGCAAAGGGGAGGACGCCAAGGGGCCCGGCTCCCTCTCCCAGAGCAGCGGCGGCTCCGGCGCCAGCACCGGCAGGGCCTCGGAGGGCGACTGCAGCCCCGAGGAGAGGAACTCGGTCACCGctaagctgctgctggagaagatccAGTCCAGGAAGGTGGAGAAGAAGCCCTGCGTGGCCGACGAGAACAAGGTGGGCATCAAGCTCAAAGATCCTCCCCAGGGCTACTTCGGCCCcaagcttcctccttccctgggCAACAAGCCGGTTCTCCCCTTGATCGGGAAGCTGCCGACCGTGCGGAAGCCCAACGCCAAGCGGTACGACGAGTGCGGGCTGGAGAGGGGCGAGGAGCAGGAGCTGTCGGACTCCGAGGACGCCTCCCAGGGCGCGGAGGAGGCTCAGCTGCCCGGCCAGGCTCTCCTGGAAGAAGCCGCGATGGCGATGCAGGACGAGCCCGTGGAGGAGCAGAAACGCGAGGAGGCCGCGGCGGAGATGCCGTCGCTGCCCCCGGAGGCGCCCGCGCTGCCCAAGCGCTTCGGCTCCGGCGAGCTGGTGATGCCGCACGGCTTCCTGGCGGACGGCACCGAGGGGCTGGAGCCCGGGGACGGCGGCGGGCAGGCGCTGCCGGTGGAAGCCGGCCTGATGCCCTTGGTCCCGGACGTCGAGCACTTCCCCGGCTACGTGCCTCCGAGCGGGGAGCCCAGCGCCGAGGGGGAGCGGGAGGGCGACGACTCGTCGCTGGCGCCGCTGGAGAGCCAGCCCATCACCTTCACCCCCGAGGAGATGGAGAAGTACAGCAAGCTGCAGCAGGCggcccagcagcacatccagcagcagctcctggccaaGCAGGTCAAAGCCTTCCCCGCCTCGGCGGCCCTGGCGCCGGCCGCTCCCGCCCTGCAGCCCATCCACATCCAGcagccggcggcggcggcggccgcggcatCGGCCACGTCCATCACCACGGTGCAACACGCCATCCTGCAGCAccacgccgccgccgccgccgccgccatcggCATCCACCCGCACCCGCAGCCCCTGGCGCAGGTCCATCACATCCCGCAGCCCCACCTGACGCCCATCTCCCTGTCCCACCTCACCCACTCCATCATCCCCGGCCACCCCGCCACCTTCCTGGCCAGCCACCCCATCCACATCATCCCCGCCTCCGCCATCCACCCGGGGCCCTTCGCCTTCCACCCGGTTCCCCACGCGCTCTACCCGACGCTGCTGGCGCCgcggcccgccgccgccgccgccgccacggCCTTGCACCTGCACCCCCTGCTGCACCCCATCTTCTCAGGACAGGACTTGCAGCACCCGCCCAGCCACGGCACATGA